ACTCTACGGTTAAATCCAACCCAGCTCACTTCGCGATTATTATAATATGCTTTATTTCCTAAATCTATATTCTGATTCATCATCATCACATCCACTTTCATGTTTTCATAATTCTGCCTATTCTACTATACCGAATTAATGTAAAGCTTTTGTAAATATGAGGTTAATTTTAGATTTAATGATTTTTTCGATGTGTTTCTTCTGTCTCTCTGCCTGATACTCTTCAGCTATTGGATCTCCGTTGTATTCGATGACTAAATCATATTTATCGTCCTTCTTCTCAAAATAAAGTGCTTCAACGATATTCGTATTGCTGATATTTAATGCATATGAAAACTTCAGGATGCTGCCTAGCATCTGGATAACATCTTTTTCATCATTGTTAAACCATTTCGTTTCATCTTCATAGAACTTCAGTAAAGATTTATTCTTATAGCTGGCAAGTAATGCGAGTTTAACACGATTCTTATGGCTGATGCCATTTAGACTTGAATTAGAGAGAATGTAATACGTATGCTGACTCGCTGCATCAGAATCGATATAGCTTCCTAAATAATAAAGATATGCTGCATGCTTTAAGAACGTTTTGTCCTTTTTATTGCCTTTGATCAAGTCATGCTTTTCCATTTCATAATATAACGTTTCTGCAATCATCGTACGCTGCATCGCTTCATCATGGTTGATATTATAATCACTCGCTAAGTTACGTAATGAATCCTTAAATACATTATCTTTATCAAATGGTAATACGTATTCTTTTTCAAGAACTTTCATAATGACACCTTCACGCAATCCTTTACGAGAGAAGATGAATTCTGTCGCATCTACTTCGTCGAACAGCGTATTAAATAGCACACATGATGGTACGATAATATCTTGACGATCGCGACTCAAGCCATCCAGATCTTCAAGTTCATCTTTAGGCGTATGAATCAGCGTTTCAAATACAAGTTCAAGATCCTTCTCCTTCATTCCATATCCGTGCACACCTGCTATCGGGTACTCTGTCATCGACTGGTGAATACGCGCGATATTACGTGCAGAGCCACCAATTGCAATAATTGGACATTTACGTTTTTCAAGCCACTTCAGACTTTGCAGTTCATTCTTAATGTATTCACCCGCTGCTTTAATCGCTTCTTCATCATTATGTTCCTTGCCGTCAAAGAACAGCTTCTGTAACGTCACTACACCGAACGGGAAACTATGTGAAAATTTAAGTTCCTTGTCTTCAAAATAAGTAACTTCCGTACTTCCTCCACCGATATCAACAGTGACACCATCTTCATAGTCTAATGTGTTAATCACTGCATAGTAGCCATAGAATGCTTCTTCCTGTTCAGTAATAATGCGCACATCTATCCCTGTTTCTTCCTTGACGCGTGCGATAATCGCTTCAATATTAGCTGATTGACGTACAGCTGCTGTCGCTACTGGGTAAAGTGCATCCACTTTAAACTTATCTGCAACTTTCTGAAAACTTTGTAACGTATCACAAAGCACAGCGATTCCTTTATCCGACATCACCTTATCTGCATCTAAGTATTGATACAGTCGTGCAGGTGTCTTGATATTCTGTAATTCCTGTAATCCTGTTTCAACTGAATAATCAAAGATTACAAGTCTGATTGTGTTCGATCCAATGTCTACTAATCCAATTCTCTTCATAATTACCTGCCCTTTACTTCTTATTTCGGATGAATCATTTCCTCTGGTTTAATCCATTCGTTAAATTGTTCCTCAGTTAAATAGCCACTGTTAAGCGCAGATTCTTTTAATGTTAATCCTTCTTTATGTGCAGTCTTTGCAATGTATGCTGCTTTCTCATAACCGATATGTGGGTTAAGCGCTGTTACTAACATTAATGACTCATTTAAGTATTTAGTAATATTCTCTTCAATCGGTTCGATTCCTACCGCACAGTTATCGTTGAATGACTGCATTCCATCTGTTAATAAATAGATTGATTGTAATGTATTGTACATAATAACTGGTTTAAATACGTTAAGCTCGAAGTTCCCCTGGCTTGCCGCGATTCCAACAGCTGCGTCATTACCCATAACTTGTACGGCAACCATCGTTAACATCTCAGACTGTGTAGGGTTTACTTTACCTGGCATAATCGACGAACCTGGTTCGTTCTCCGGAATAGAAATTTCAGCAAGACCAGCACGAGGTCCTGATGACAGCCAGCGTACGTCGTTTGCAATCTTCATTAAGTCAGCAGCTAATGCTTTAAGTGCTCCGTGAACGAATGTCACTTCATCGTGTGCAGTTAACGCATGGAATTTGTTTGGAGATGAGATGAAATCATATCCTGTCTGTTCACCGATTTGACGTGCTACGCGATCACCGAACTCTGGATGTGCGTTGATTCCAGTACCTACTGCTGTACCTCCGATTGCAAGGCTCAGTAATTCCTTCTTAGATGTATTTAATAATTCCTCACACTTATCTAACATATAGCGCCATCCTGAAATTTCTTGTCCTAACGTTAATGGTGTCGCATCTTGTAAGTGTGTACGACCAATCTTGATAATATTGGCGAACTTTTCTTCTTTTTCCTTTAAAGTATTACGTAATGTATTTAAAGAAGGTAATAATTTAGCTTCTATTTCGTGGAATAATGCAACGTGCATCGCCGTCGGATACGTGTCATTAGAGCTTTGCGATTTGTTGACATCATCGTTCGGATGAACAGTTTCGTCGCTTCCAGCTTCCTTTAAATAGTTATTCGCAACAAACGCTACAACTTCATTAACGTTCATATTACTTTGCGTACCACTTCCCGTCTGCCATACAACTAATGGGAAATGTTCATCTAATTTCCCGCTCAATACATCATCACACGCTTTAACGATAGCGTCACTCTTAGCTTCAGATAATTTCCCTAAGCCTTTGTTTACAATCGCAGCAGCTTTCTTTAAGTGCGCAAAGCCATATACTACTTCAATCGGCATCTGTTCTTTACCTACTGGAAAGTTCTGCTTACTACGTTGTGTTTGTGCACCCCAGAACTTATCTGCAGGTACTTCAATTTCTCCAAATGTATCGTGTTCAATTCTAAATGACATGTTATTCTCCCCTTATCTCTTTTATACTTATATTTTACATTAAATAACGCTTTCATTCATTAATATTCAATAAAAAAATCAGAATACACATCATGTATTCTGATTTTTCATCACGCTTCGTCATCTTGATTTTCCTCATGAGCTTCGGCGTTCTGTTCGGATATTTGTTCCATCTCTTTACCGAGCTCTACAACATCGTCAAAGTTTGTAACCATTTCGTTCTCTTGGTCTTCATAGCGATGAGTTGACATAATTTAACACCCCTTTAACTAAAAGTTAACATTTGTTAACTATAATATAAATGACACTAAACGATAAGGAGAATCCTCATGCAATTCATCGTAAGAACCCCCTCACAACAAGTCTACAGCTTTATGCACCTGAAACACAGATATCATTTCAATGACACCAATGTACGCGACCTTGAAAAGAAGGAACTCGGCTATATCGGTGAAGTAATAGCTGATGAATTGATACATGCACACTTCGGTAATGACGCATGTATTTATTTAACTGATTTAAACTATATTATTAATTATACCCAAGTTCAGATCGATTCTATCTTAATTATCGAAAATACTTTGTATATTTTTGAAGTGAAGTACTTTAACTTTGATTTGACGTATGATGGTGAACTTTATTATCTTGCTAACGGTGAAGTTCTTCATTCCTTGAATAATCAGCTCGAGAAGATTAAGAAGCTCATGCGTTCAGTATTTGAATATAAAGTCGATGACATTATTGTAAAGCCGTTTTTTACGAATAAGGATCAGAAGATTTATGCTAAGCATGCTGATCATTATTTAACGATGCACAATTATAAAGCATTCTTTAATTCTATTGAGAAGCCAAAATTTTATAATCAGGCCGTATCTGCCGAATTGATTCAAATGAGAAAACCGAATGACTTTGATAAACCGTTAGAAATACGATATCACGAAGTTGAGAAAGGAACATACTGTCCAGATTGTTTTCACAAATTAGAGAAATCGTCGGAAAGAAAATATCAATGCACACAGTGCGATAAAATATTTACAAGTCGAATGATTATTGAACAGAGTTTTAAAGATTTGCCGATATTGTTTCCGAATATCGTGATTACAACACCATTATTATATGACTGGTTCGGTGGTCAGATGAGTGATCGCAATTTAAGAAGATATTTGAAGATGCACAAGACTGAGCACCCGTTTAAGTTACTTCATAAGAAAAAGTAATTGCTGAGTGGCCGGGCGGCGGACACTCAGCACCCTTTTTATTCGCGAGTGGCCGATTGGCGGACACTCAGCACCCTTTTTATTCGCGAGTGGCCGATTGGCGGACACTCAGCACCCTTTTTATTCGCGAGTGGCCGATTGGCGGACATTCGATACTCTTTTTATTCGCGAGTGGCCGGGCGGCGGACATTCAGCACTCTTTTTATTCGCGAGTGGCCGGTCGGCGGACATTCAGCACCCTTTTTATTCGCGAGTGGCCGGGCGGCGGACACTCGGCACCCTTTTTATTCGCGAGTGGCCGGGCGCGGACACTCGGCACTCTTTTTATTCGCGAGTGGCCGGGCGGCGGACACTCGGCACTCTTTTTATTCGCGAGTGGCCGATTGGCGGACACTCAGCACCCTTTTTGCCGGTATCCGGACACTCAAATCCATGCTCCCCCACATCATCAAACAAAAAAAGACCCTCATCCGGGGTCTTTACTTCAATTAGCTATACATTTGATAGAAGTACTCACGCACATCTTCAGGTAAGCCTTGTGCTGCGTCTTTATCCATAATAACGTTCACCATACGATGCGTCTTTAAGTTCGCTGCTTCGAAACGGCCTCCCGCTTCAGTCTTATAAATATTGCGTACTGTATCCGCTTTTTCGTGTCCTGTTAATAATAGAACGATTTCACGTGCGGCACGTAATCCTTTATCATCATCTTGATCAATGTCTTTATAACCGACTGCTCCGCTACTTGCTACTGATGCAAATAATGTCGTCAGTTTGCCTTTATTTTCTTTAGTCTTAGCTTTTTCATTGATTAATGACATGATATTACCTTTACCTGCATTGTGATACTGGCTTTCAACAGCACCAATATTCAAGTACTCTGATTTCTTCTTATCATAATCAAAGATGTGAATCTGGCTCATATCTACTGGTGTCTTTGCAACGTCCGCAGAAAGTTCTGCGAGTACAGCATCCGCCTCATTTCCTAATGCTGTTGCAATAATAGAAGTTGGATTATTGTTCATCTGTTTACGGAATATATCTGCTACATAGTTTGCTGCTGTTGATTTATCTTCAAATACTTTAAAGTTCATTGCCATGATGTTTTCCTCCTAATTGATCTCTTTTTTATTATACATGATTACTTTTACTCTTACCCTAAAATTAGCATACATAACCTTATAATTTATAAAGTGCTCTTAGAAATATTGTTTAAATTATTCACACTTTAGGTTATAATGTGTATATTAATGTTATTTAGGGGGAGTACCAATGAATACTTTATTAATCGGTGTGGTATGTATCGCGTTCTTAACTGCCATCTTAACAGCTGGCCGTGAATCTAGTTACGGTTTAAAAGAAGAAGATCTAGACAAGTAAAAAGCAGCCGCGGCTGCTTTTTTTATTGCTTTAAAAATCCTTTTGACTTTAATACCGCATCAACGTCAAGTCTCGGTTTACCTTTGAGCATACCGATTACTTGTGCACTCCAGGCGTCATCTCTCTCACCGTTCGTTCTTTCTTTGTAATATGCACTCACGCGGGCATCATAATCTTTATAATCGTTGAAATCAAATGGCTGATATTCGTTTTCATGATAAACAACGTCAAATGGCAGACGTTCTTTCTGACTACCTTCCTGATCTGGTACACCTGCGACCATCCCAAATAACGGATACGTATATTCTGGTAAGTTCAGCAGTTCGCTGACACGTGCGATATCGTTTCTTAATGAACCGATATAACATATCCCTAATCCCATACTTTCTGCTGCTACCGCCATATTCTGAGCTGCAAGTGCGGCATCCACCGTACCTACAATTAGCGATTCCGTTGTTCCAAAGTAATCATCGACATTCGTATTAAAATGATGTCCAAGATGATGATGACGATTAAAGTCTACGACAAACACAAATAGATGACCATTATGCTCAACATAGCTCTGAGTGCTGACTGCTCTTAACTGTGCCTTCAGCTCACTGTCTGTCACCCCTATAATTGAGTAGCTTTGAACGTAGCTTGAAGTTGATGCATGCTGTGCTGCAGTGACCAATGTCTTAATCTGTTCTTGTGTCAAAGGTTCGTCCTTAAACTTACGTATAGAACGATGATTGAGTAGTAAATCGATTGTATCCATAGTACACCTCCGAATTATTTTAATCCTGGATAGTTCTGCTGACGCAACGCCTCATATATTAATATTGCTGCTGTATTCGATAAATTAAGTGAACGTACATTATCGTTCATCGGTATACGCAGTGCTGTATCCATATATTTTTCCTTCACCCAGTCAGGGAGTCCGGTCGTTTCTTTACCGAATATAAAGTAATGTTTCTCATCTGTATTGCTGTAATCGAATGTAGTATGTGGTTTCTTACCGAACTTCGTCAGCAGATAATAGTGCCCTTTATTCTTCTCAAAAAATTCTTCGATACTATCATAGTACGTAATATTGACGAATTTCCAGTAATCAAGTCCTGCTCGACGTAACATCTTATCATCAGTTGAGAATCCTAACGGACGAATTAAATGAAGATCTGTATCTGTAGCTGCGCAACTACGTGCGATATTTCCTGTATTTGCTGGTATTTCTGGTTGATATAATACGATATTGATTGATGACATCTATTCTACACTTCCTAAACTTTTTAATATTTCTATTTTAACATCATTATCTGTTTCCTGCGTATATCTTTCTCTCAAATAATCATGGGTGGACGAACTTATTTGGCCGAGCGCCCAGTACGCCGTCCCTTTAATTTCGGGTCTCACATCATTTTCAGCGATTTCTTTCAAGTCATCAATGGCATCTATTTCTTTGAAGTGTGCAAGCGCTAAGATCGCATTACGCTGAATCGGCTTCTTACCACGCCATGCACCAGCGAGATGACCAAATTCATTCTTAAACTGTTTGTTATTCATCTTTAAAAGCGGCACGAGTAAAGGCTTTAAAGTCTCTGGCTCCAGTTCGATATCATCGTGCATCGTATTGATGCCACGATTCTTCGGACATACTTGCTGACACGTGTCACAACCATACAACCTGTTACCAATTTTCCCGCGATATTCGTCCGGCATAAATCCTTTCGTCTGTGTTAAGAAACTGATACATTTATTGGAATCCAGTTGTCCATCCCCTAACAATGCGCCTGTCGGACAGCGGTCGATACATATCGTACAGTCGAGACATGAATCGATAACAGCATTGTCTGGCGTAAATGGAATAGAGATCAGCATCTCTCCTAAATATGTCCATGTCCCGAGCGTCTTATTTAATATAAAGCCATTCTTCGCTGCATAGCCAAGCCCTGCACGCTCTGCGACTGCACGATCACTTAACACACCCGTATCCACCATATTCATCACTTTCGCATCTGGCACACGTTCTAATATAAATGCTTCAAGTAATGATAAACGTTTGTTCAGCAATGTATGATAATCTATCCCCCACGATGCGCGTGCGAATATCCCACGACGGGCGCCGCGTATACTTTTCGGCGCGTTCGGTAGTTTATTCGGATAGCCGACCGCAATCGCGATGATAGATTCAGCTTCTGGCAATGACAGTTTCGGATCAATGCGCTCTTCAATCGAACCTTTCTCAAAGCCTGATGCATAACCTGAACTGTAATAGGCTTCTAGCTTCGGTCGCAGTTCATGAAAGGGCTCTGCCGTCGTAAAGCCAATGGCATCAATGCCGATTGTCTTACTATAAGCGATAATCTCCTGTTTTAACTGGTCGTTCATCGTACACCTCCTAAGCATTAATAGTTTAACATAAAAAAGCGTGTGGATATCCCACACGCTTACAATACTTTAGATAAAAAGCTCTTCGTTCTTTCGTTCTTTGGATTTGTAAATATTTCAGAAGGTGCACCTTCTTCTTGTACAATCCCTTTATCCATAAAGATGACGCGATCTGCGACTTCTCTTGCAAATCCCATCTCGTGTGTCACAACGACCATCGTCATGCCTTCAAGTGCAAGCTTCTTCATAACTTGCAGTACATCTCCTACTACTTCTGGATCCAGTGCTGATGTTGGTTCATCAAAGAGCATCACGTCCGGATTCATCGCTAATGCACGCGCAATCGCTACACGCTGCTTCTGTCCGCCTGAGAGCTGCGAAGGGTAATGTTCTGCTCTATCCTGTAACCCAACTTTATCAAGCAGTTCGATTCCTTTTGCCTTTAATGCAGATTTATCACCCTTATTAAGCAGAGAAGGCGCAAGCATCAGATTCTCGATAACAGTCTTATGAGGGAAAAGGTTAAAGCTCTGAAACACCATTCCCATCTTCTGTCTAAGTTTATTGATGTTCGTCCCTTTCGCTGTGAGCTGGTTGCCTTCAAAGATAATTTCTCCGCTTGTCGGCGTTTCAAGTAGGTTCAGACAGCGTAATAACGTTGATTTACCACTACCAGAAGGTCCGATAATTGCGACAACCTCACCACTATTTACTTCAAGGTCGATTCCTTTTAACACTTCAACTTCTCCAAAACTTTTGTGTAGATCATTCACCTTAATCACTTACACTCATTCTCCTTTCAAAGACATTCATCACACGTGATAATCCGAATGTCAGTATAAAGTACACAACTGCTGCTATCAGTAACGGTGTAAATGGATCAAACGATGCACCTTGCACCACTTGAGCGTTGAACATGAGTTCAGATACCCCGATCACGGAAACTATAGATGACTCTTTAATTACTGTAATAAATTCATTACCAAGTGCCGGCAATATCTTCTTGATTGCTTGTGGCATGATTACTTTGTTCATCGCCTGTGAATGACTAAGTCCTAGTGAACGCGCCGCTTCCATCTGACCTTTGTCCACTGCTTTAATCCCTGCACGAATAATCTCAGCAATATACGCTGCACAGTTGATAACGAGTGCGATTGCTCCACAGATGAATGCTGAAACATCGATACCGAGTACTGCTGTCGTACCGAAGTACACTAAGAATACTTGAACAAGTAACGGTGTCCCACGGATAAACTCGATATAGATCCATGATATCGTTTTTAAAATAATGTTACGACTCAATTTCATAAATGCCAGAATGCCGCCAAACAGTGATCCGAGCAATACACCGATTAACGAAATTAATATCGTAGCACCGATCCCCTGAATAAAGAATGTCCCATATTTACTGAAGAAGGATCCATCGTTGAACATTGCTTCGTTCGCTTTCTTCTGGAAATCTTTAATCATATCTTTATCCTGTACTTCTTTAATAGACGTATTCAACGCATTTAACAGCTTCGGAGAATCTTTAGGTAATGCGATTGCAACACCTTTATCTTCATTTGCAAATGAAATATCTGAAAATGTTAATTTATCATTTTGTGAGACATAAGCATCCGCTACTGGTCCACCAAGGATAACACCGTCAATTTTTCCGGTATTTAATGACATAACAATTTCAGGAACACGTGTTAATGAGCTTACTTGAGCATCCGGTAATTCTTCTTTAGCCAATTCTTCCTGCGTTGTCTGTTTTTGTACGCCGATTATTTTACCGTTGAAATCTTCAACTTTGCTCAGTTTATCTTTATCTTTCTTTTGAACAATCATCTTCTGCTTGTCATACATATAAAAATCCGAAAAATCGACTTCCTTTTTACGTTCAGGAGTTGGAGACATCCCTGAGATGATGACATCAATCTTGTTCGTCTTCAAAGCACCTAACAGACTATCAAACTGCATATTGACAATTTTCAGCTCTACTCCCATGTCTTTCGCAAGTTTTTTAGCGAGCTCTACATCGATACCTTCATAGACACGCTTGCCGTTAACAGTTCTTTCAAATTCATAAGGTGCATAATCTGCTGATAACCCTACACGCAGGACGCCCTCTTTTTTAATCTGATCTAATTGATCTTGTTTTGCATTTGATACGGTTGTAAATATTATCGAAAAAATAATTAATACTGTGAATAATTTAAATATCGAACTCAGTTTCATCCCTCAACCTCCTTATATTTATAACTAATAATACATTATGACGAATAATTATGCAATAGCGAATAAAATAATTTTGAAAAGAAGATTAATCTATTGTACAATTTATAAAAATCAAAGAGAGAGTGACTTTCATGCCAACATTAAATAACAATATTTTAGAAGTAACTATTCCAGGGACAAGAGAATTTGCAAATAAAGTAGCAGGTCTGGACGATGCTGTTGATTTGACGCTCGGACAGTCCGGTTTCGATGCACCACAATATATTAAAGATGCAATGATTGAAGCAATCAATGACAATAAGCTGCGCTATACACATAACCGTGGTCTTATTGAACTGCGTCAGTCTATCAGTGATAAGTTAAAGCGTGATTTCAACGTTGACTATGATGCTGAGCATCAGATTGTCGTAACAAACGGTGGGTCAGAAGCAATAGATGATATTTTCAGAAGCATCATCAATCCAGGAGATGAAGTGATCATCCCTTCTCCAAGTTATCTTGGGTATGAACCCATTCTGAAGCTGCTCGGAGCTAAAGTTGTCAATATTGATACACGTGATACGCATTTAATTCCGACACCAGAAGCGGTTAAAGCGGCAATCACAGACAATACGAAAGCGATTCTATTTAACTATCCGACAAATCCAACTGGTAAGACATTGACATATGATCAGATAAAAGGTCTAGTAGATGTGCTGAAAGATGAAGATATCTTTATCGTGACAGATGAAATTTATTCAGAGAATATATATGACGTAGAACATCATTCATTTATCGAATTTGACAGTGTTCGTGATCGATTATTTGTTATCAATGGATTATCGAAGTCACATGCAATCACTGGTGCACGTGTCGGCTACGTTGCTTCTACTCCTGAACTCATTACGCACGTAACGAGCGTTCATCTATACAACTCTATCTGTGTCGCAACGCCAAGTCAGTACGGGGCGCTTAGTGCGTTCACACATGATAATAAAGAGATCATCGCAATGAATAAAGCGTATAAAGAACGCAGAGACTATCTTTATGACAAATTAACACAGATGGGATTACCAGTAGAAAAACCTCAAGGTGCTTTCTATATCTTCCCGGATATTTCTGCCTATAATTCAGACTCATATCAGTTTGCTACAGATTTGCTGGAATCTGAACGCCTTGCAGTAGTACCAGGCAGTGCATTTTCTAAATACGGAGAAGGTCATATCCGTCTGTCTTTCGCATCAACAATGGAAGAAATTAAAGAAGCATGCGTAAGGCTTGAACGATTCCTGAATAATTATCCAAAACAGCAAAAATAAATTTATACAAAAATTAACCCATGACAGTGATGCTGCATTATCACTGTCATGGGTTATTTTCATTATTATATTATCAATAATCAAACGCTTACTGCTGTGGCGTAAACTTATATAAACTATCCTGATATTTCGGCATAATCTTTTTTAGCACGATATGCGTAATAAATGCAATCGGCAATGGAATAATTACGTATGCAAAAAGCAGGCTGAGCACATTAGCAGCGAAACTTCCTTCCATAAACTTCAGTGCATTGATTGGACCAACGAGCCCAGTGTATCCGAAACCTGCACTCATCGGTGTACCTTGTACATTAAAGAAATATGCACACAGTCCTGCAACAATCCCATTAATAAAGAGCGGTAAAGCAATCAGTGGATTCTTGAAGTATACAGGCATCATCATCTTCGCAGCACCAATAATTAACGTCAGTACCGTTCCGCGATCATTCA
Above is a window of Macrococcoides canis DNA encoding:
- a CDS encoding ABC transporter substrate-binding protein/permease; the encoded protein is MSSIFKLFTVLIIFSIIFTTVSNAKQDQLDQIKKEGVLRVGLSADYAPYEFERTVNGKRVYEGIDVELAKKLAKDMGVELKIVNMQFDSLLGALKTNKIDVIISGMSPTPERKKEVDFSDFYMYDKQKMIVQKKDKDKLSKVEDFNGKIIGVQKQTTQEELAKEELPDAQVSSLTRVPEIVMSLNTGKIDGVILGGPVADAYVSQNDKLTFSDISFANEDKGVAIALPKDSPKLLNALNTSIKEVQDKDMIKDFQKKANEAMFNDGSFFSKYGTFFIQGIGATILISLIGVLLGSLFGGILAFMKLSRNIILKTISWIYIEFIRGTPLLVQVFLVYFGTTAVLGIDVSAFICGAIALVINCAAYIAEIIRAGIKAVDKGQMEAARSLGLSHSQAMNKVIMPQAIKKILPALGNEFITVIKESSIVSVIGVSELMFNAQVVQGASFDPFTPLLIAAVVYFILTFGLSRVMNVFERRMSVSD
- the ppx gene encoding exopolyphosphatase, with the translated sequence MMKRIGLVDIGSNTIRLVIFDYSVETGLQELQNIKTPARLYQYLDADKVMSDKGIAVLCDTLQSFQKVADKFKVDALYPVATAAVRQSANIEAIIARVKEETGIDVRIITEQEEAFYGYYAVINTLDYEDGVTVDIGGGSTEVTYFEDKELKFSHSFPFGVVTLQKLFFDGKEHNDEEAIKAAGEYIKNELQSLKWLEKRKCPIIAIGGSARNIARIHQSMTEYPIAGVHGYGMKEKDLELVFETLIHTPKDELEDLDGLSRDRQDIIVPSCVLFNTLFDEVDATEFIFSRKGLREGVIMKVLEKEYVLPFDKDNVFKDSLRNLASDYNINHDEAMQRTMIAETLYYEMEKHDLIKGNKKDKTFLKHAAYLYYLGSYIDSDAASQHTYYILSNSSLNGISHKNRVKLALLASYKNKSLLKFYEDETKWFNNDEKDVIQMLGSILKFSYALNISNTNIVEALYFEKKDDKYDLVIEYNGDPIAEEYQAERQKKHIEKIIKSKINLIFTKALH
- the trmL gene encoding tRNA (uridine(34)/cytosine(34)/5-carboxymethylaminomethyluridine(34)-2'-O)-methyltransferase TrmL, producing MSSINIVLYQPEIPANTGNIARSCAATDTDLHLIRPLGFSTDDKMLRRAGLDYWKFVNITYYDSIEEFFEKNKGHYYLLTKFGKKPHTTFDYSNTDEKHYFIFGKETTGLPDWVKEKYMDTALRIPMNDNVRSLNLSNTAAILIYEALRQQNYPGLK
- a CDS encoding nuclease-related domain-containing protein, translating into MQFIVRTPSQQVYSFMHLKHRYHFNDTNVRDLEKKELGYIGEVIADELIHAHFGNDACIYLTDLNYIINYTQVQIDSILIIENTLYIFEVKYFNFDLTYDGELYYLANGEVLHSLNNQLEKIKKLMRSVFEYKVDDIIVKPFFTNKDQKIYAKHADHYLTMHNYKAFFNSIEKPKFYNQAVSAELIQMRKPNDFDKPLEIRYHEVEKGTYCPDCFHKLEKSSERKYQCTQCDKIFTSRMIIEQSFKDLPILFPNIVITTPLLYDWFGGQMSDRNLRRYLKMHKTEHPFKLLHKKK
- a CDS encoding SAS053 family DNA gyrase inhibitor; amino-acid sequence: MSTHRYEDQENEMVTNFDDVVELGKEMEQISEQNAEAHEENQDDEA
- the queG gene encoding tRNA epoxyqueuosine(34) reductase QueG; this translates as MNDQLKQEIIAYSKTIGIDAIGFTTAEPFHELRPKLEAYYSSGYASGFEKGSIEERIDPKLSLPEAESIIAIAVGYPNKLPNAPKSIRGARRGIFARASWGIDYHTLLNKRLSLLEAFILERVPDAKVMNMVDTGVLSDRAVAERAGLGYAAKNGFILNKTLGTWTYLGEMLISIPFTPDNAVIDSCLDCTICIDRCPTGALLGDGQLDSNKCISFLTQTKGFMPDEYRGKIGNRLYGCDTCQQVCPKNRGINTMHDDIELEPETLKPLLVPLLKMNNKQFKNEFGHLAGAWRGKKPIQRNAILALAHFKEIDAIDDLKEIAENDVRPEIKGTAYWALGQISSSTHDYLRERYTQETDNDVKIEILKSLGSVE
- the fumC gene encoding class II fumarate hydratase is translated as MSFRIEHDTFGEIEVPADKFWGAQTQRSKQNFPVGKEQMPIEVVYGFAHLKKAAAIVNKGLGKLSEAKSDAIVKACDDVLSGKLDEHFPLVVWQTGSGTQSNMNVNEVVAFVANNYLKEAGSDETVHPNDDVNKSQSSNDTYPTAMHVALFHEIEAKLLPSLNTLRNTLKEKEEKFANIIKIGRTHLQDATPLTLGQEISGWRYMLDKCEELLNTSKKELLSLAIGGTAVGTGINAHPEFGDRVARQIGEQTGYDFISSPNKFHALTAHDEVTFVHGALKALAADLMKIANDVRWLSSGPRAGLAEISIPENEPGSSIMPGKVNPTQSEMLTMVAVQVMGNDAAVGIAASQGNFELNVFKPVIMYNTLQSIYLLTDGMQSFNDNCAVGIEPIEENITKYLNESLMLVTALNPHIGYEKAAYIAKTAHKEGLTLKESALNSGYLTEEQFNEWIKPEEMIHPK
- a CDS encoding 6-phosphogluconolactonase, which translates into the protein MAMNFKVFEDKSTAANYVADIFRKQMNNNPTSIIATALGNEADAVLAELSADVAKTPVDMSQIHIFDYDKKKSEYLNIGAVESQYHNAGKGNIMSLINEKAKTKENKGKLTTLFASVASSGAVGYKDIDQDDDKGLRAAREIVLLLTGHEKADTVRNIYKTEAGGRFEAANLKTHRMVNVIMDKDAAQGLPEDVREYFYQMYS
- a CDS encoding amino acid ABC transporter ATP-binding protein, coding for MIKVNDLHKSFGEVEVLKGIDLEVNSGEVVAIIGPSGSGKSTLLRCLNLLETPTSGEIIFEGNQLTAKGTNINKLRQKMGMVFQSFNLFPHKTVIENLMLAPSLLNKGDKSALKAKGIELLDKVGLQDRAEHYPSQLSGGQKQRVAIARALAMNPDVMLFDEPTSALDPEVVGDVLQVMKKLALEGMTMVVVTHEMGFAREVADRVIFMDKGIVQEEGAPSEIFTNPKNERTKSFLSKVL
- the nfsA gene encoding oxygen-insensitive NADPH nitroreductase, with the protein product MDTIDLLLNHRSIRKFKDEPLTQEQIKTLVTAAQHASTSSYVQSYSIIGVTDSELKAQLRAVSTQSYVEHNGHLFVFVVDFNRHHHLGHHFNTNVDDYFGTTESLIVGTVDAALAAQNMAVAAESMGLGICYIGSLRNDIARVSELLNLPEYTYPLFGMVAGVPDQEGSQKERLPFDVVYHENEYQPFDFNDYKDYDARVSAYYKERTNGERDDAWSAQVIGMLKGKPRLDVDAVLKSKGFLKQ